From the Prochlorococcus marinus str. AS9601 genome, the window TTAGATTATTTTGAACAAAAAAATATTTCTCATGTCTAAAATTATTTGGCAAAATATCTAAAAAGGTTTTACTTTCCATTGTTTAAGAGACTAATTCATTTTGACATTTTTCTGAACTTGTCCAATAACCACTGGTTTACTTACGCCATCTGAAATTTTTTCAAGTTTTCTTATCTTTATTGTTACATTCGCACCAGATCTGCTACCTTTCCTTAAGTTTTCCGATAATTGTTCTAAAGTTGGGTCAATAGATTCTTCTGGAAAGTCATCATCTGCTTTAGCAATAATCAAATCGAACCCATTGTCATAAACAATTGGAACATATTTTGCACCTTCTATTACAACCTTTTCGGAGTAACTTTGTATAAATGCCCAACTACTCAAAGAAAGCAATAATGAAAAGATAGTTGCTCCAATTATTCGAAATTTAAAACCAAAATCAAATATAAAAGCTGCTATTGTGCAAATGAAAAGAAATATTCCAAAGAATCCAAAAATTTTGGGTGTGTTCTCTAATAGTTCAAAAAAAGACATTTAGTGGCTTTGACCTGATTAATTTCTTATATTTTGTAAGCCTACTCTATTTTTGGGCTCTAACTTGAAAAAAATTAGATCTCTAAATTTAAATACTAAGATTCTTTTGGTAGGGATGCTTTTACCTTTAGGTTTTTTAGGCACTTTTTTATTAAATAATTTTTTAAAAGACACTTATAGTTCTAGGAAATTAGAACTAGAAAAAAGTCTTGAGAATCTTTTAGATAAAAATGTTGATTTAGGTGATTATGTTGGGATTAGATATCTAGGTATTTCTTTGGGTAATTCAAAAATTAATGATAAAAACAATTTAGATTCTGAAATTACAGCCAAAAATGTATATGTTGGCATTATGCCTTTTAGATCTTTTTTAAAACAAAAATGGATTGTAAAAATAAGTCCTAAGGAAGCTGCCATAAATATAGATAGAGATTTTTTTAAAAGGGACGAATCTTATAAAGATAATCGAATTGCAAAAAAATCAAAATCTAAGTATGAGTTGATCTTTAACTTAAATAAATATTCAGATCTGAAGTTTAATAATGCAGGATTAAAAACAAAAGTAAAAGGTAATGTTATTTACAAGTCAAGAAATAGACAAATCATTGCAAATGTAAAATCAAATTTTGATGAAAAGGGATTTTTAAAATTTAAATTTAATACAAAATTAAATCAAGACTTTTTAAAACTGGATTTATTTTCTAAGGGTTTAGATCTTGATAATTCTGAATATATAATTGGCAATAGAAAAATTAGCTTTAAAAAAGGTACCTTTAAATCTAACTTTAAATTTAATAAATCATCAAAGCACACATTTTGTGAAGGAAGATTTTCTTTTACTAATTTAAAAATAAAACCAGAAGATTTAGCAGAGAATATAAATTCAGATTCAACTAGGTTTTTTTGTAAAGATAATAATTTTATTGGTAATACAGAAAAATTAAATTATGGAACTTTGACTTCGAATTTTAATCTAAATATGCCCTTTAATAGAAGCTCCAATAATATTGATCTAAAAGGAAGTATTGGATACATTAATAGCCTTAATCCAGATATCCAATTATCGGGTAATATGCCCTTTTGGTTTGATAGAAGAGGTATAAATTTTGGTGATATAGATACTAGTTTTAAAATAAATAGAACTCAATTATCTAATTTAAATATTTTCCGAAAAAATGATATAAGGGGTTTCATTACTGCTAAAGGTGAATTAAAAGGAAAAATTACTGATCCTGATATTTCGATAAACTTTAACCTTGATTACCCGCACTTTAAAGGTATCCGCATTAGAGAAATATGGGAGGGAGATATTAAAAATGAAAATAATGAATTTCTTCTTAATATGAAAAATAGATATTCTCCAATCCCTTCATTTCTTTCAATCAACTTTAATTCTGATCTTAAAATAAATAATGCAAATTTCATAAGAGTTTTCAATTCAAATAAAGGTACTATAGGCATACTGAAACAGGATGATGGTTATAATTGGCGAGCGGATAATTTTCCTCTTGATGAGCTTGAATTATCTATAGACAAAAATCAATTCGATAGAATTTATGGAATTATTAATGGTAAAGGATCAATTTCGTCAGACCAGTCATACCTTGATGGGCGAATTGCTTGGAGTCTAGGTAAATATAGAAATATTAATCTAGCCAATTCATTATTTGATTTCCGCGTCAAAGATAATTCTTTTTATATAAACTCCTCATTGTATCCAATTGATGGAGGAATAATTGAAGTCGAATATGATTCAAGTAAAAATAATTTTATTAATTCAGAATTCAAGGATATAAGCACTAGTTGGACTATCCTTACCGCTGTTGATATTTTTAACTTTGATAATAAAAAAGTGATTCCTATAAGTAAATCGAATATTTTGGATGATTTGGAAATAAATAAAGAAAATAAATCACTTAAAGAGAGGATCGATTTTATAAATAACTTTATTGAAAATAGTAATTTGTTAGAGGACAAATTTAATTTGCAAAAATATTTAAATAAATTTAGAAGTAGATACAACGGAAAAATTACTATTCAGGGCGATAGACCAGTAAATTATAAATTAAATGCAAAATTAAAGGGCTATCTTGATGTATCTAGAGACGTCTATAAGAATAATAAAGAGGAATTTTCTATTGATTTGGAAGGGGGATTATTAACAGGGAAAGGTTCTTTAAGAATTAAAAAATTTCCATTAAGTGCAGCAAATATCTTTTTAAATAAACCAAGAGATTTTCTTGGAGGGTTGGATATGAACTTATTTTATGATCTCGATACAAAATCTTTCTCTAGCGATATTTTGTCCAATGGTTCATCAATTAAAAACAACATAATAATATTTGATAAAGGACTAATTAAATTTAATAATTCTATTTTTGATATTGATTTTTCCCTTTTAATAAATGATTCTGAAATACCAATTAATATCGAAGGTTCAATACCTATAAATAAGTCTGATAACTTAGATCTAAGATTGATTGGGAATGGAAAATTTATTGAGTTAATAGATATTTTTGCTGATGAATACTTTACATTTAAAGAAGGAGATTTAAATCTAAGAGTGATTCTAAAAGGAACCTTAAATAAACCTCTATTAAATGGATTTATCGTAGTTAAAGATTCTGAAATTAATTTTTCAAACAATATAATAAGAGATTTTAATAGTACAATCATCTTTGATTTTGACTCTTTAGAGATCAATAATCTACAAGCGAAGACTCAAGATTCTGGTGAAATTTTTGTAAAAGGCACTTTGCCTTTTTATAGTCAGAATGATTCTGAAAAGTCAGAAATTAATTTGATAACGAATAGATTTTCATTAAAGAAAGATAATTTTAATTTTTTAATAGATTCAGATATCGATTTAAGTGGATCATTTGAAAGTCCTGTTTTGGGAGGTTATCTATCTTTTAATAATGGATTTATTAATTTTAATAGCACCAATCAAAATAATAAAAAAGAAAATAATCTTATAAGAAAAGAGGATAAAAAAGATTGGCCAGAACTCTATTGGAATAATAAAAAAAATATTGAAATAATATCAAATGAAACAATTTTGAATTCAGTTCTTTTAGGAGAAACTTTGCCTAATTATCTAGGTAATTTGAGTTTTAATAATCTTAAATTAAAACTTGGACCAGAATTTAAACTTCAATATTCAGAAATAGTTCAAGCTTATTTAGATACCAAATTAGACCTTACTATAAATGGTGAGATAGGAAATGATTTAAATGCTAGGGGTCTTATTTACCTTAAGAAAGGAAGAGCAAATCTATACACTACCCCGTTTAAACTTAATAAAAATAAAGACAATTATATTTTATTTGCATCAAGAAGTGGTGTGGTTCCTTTTATAAATTTTTCTTTAGTCAGTAAAGTTCCAGATTCTATAATACCTATAAGTGAAAACAATCAGGATTTAAATGTATCAGGTGATGTTGCTGTCGACGCTAGTTCAAGCGGTTATGGTGCATTTGGAATTGGTAATACTAGGCTTATCAAAATTGAAGCATCTTATGAAGGATTTTTAGATCAATTATCTTTCGCTGATGAAAATAGAAGAATCCAATTAAGGAGTACGCCAAGTTACAACAGATCACAAATAATTGGTTTAATTGGAGGTAACTCTGCAAATTTAATAAATAGAGCATTTATTTCTCAAATTAATAATGCTGATGCATTTAGTGAAAGATTTCAGTTTTCTTTATATCCAGCGTTAATAGAAAATAATGATTCATTAAATAATATTTTTTCCAATGAAAATTTAGATATAGAAAATGATGATCAATCCTCTTCTAATGAGGAATTTTCTTCTCAAGCTTGGGTAGCCGAAATAGGGCTTGATATTACTGATGCGATAAATTTTGCCTTTCAAACAGTTCCAGGTAGAGATGATATTTCACCTTTAGGAATTTTGACTTTTCAGGCAAATCCAAACTTAGAATTATTAGGTTCTTATGATTCCAATGGGGATTGGAAAAGTCAAGTTCAGTTATTTTTTAGATATTAATTTACAAAGAAATTTACTTTAAAGAATCTTTAATTTGAATTATTATTAAATTAACTAAAAAATATTATGGCTAATATCTTTGAAGTGCCCCAACCAGGTAATGATCTTTTAGAAAAAGCTAATAAAGTTCGTTTGGCATCAATAGAAATAAGTCAAACTGAAAACCAAAATCGAATTAAAGCCTTAAATTTTATGGCTGATTATCTAGAAAAAAATTCTTATGAAATATTAGATGCTAATAATGCGGATTATTCAAGTGCACAAAAAAAAGGTATTTCTAGGGCTTTACTTTCTAGATTAAAGTTATCAAAATTAAAATTAAATTCAGGAATTGAAGGAGTAAGAAAAGTTGGAGACTTAGCTGATCCTGTAAATCAAGTTCAAATAAAAAGAGAGCTTTCAAAGGGATTATTCTTAGAAAGAAAAACTGTACCAATTGGTGTTTTAGGGGTTATTTTTGAATCAAGGCCAGATGCCGTGATGCAGATTAGTTCATTAGCAATAAGATCAGGTAATGGAGTAATGCTAAAGGGTGGTAGTGAAGCTAATTTAACAAATACAGCAATAGTCAAGGCATTGCAAGAAGGTTTAAATGCATCAGGTCTTGATAAAAATGCAATATGTTTACTAACAAGCAGAAAAGATAGCATGGCAATGTTAAATCTTGAGAAATACATTAATTTAATAATTCCAAGAGGAAGTAATGAATTAGTTAAATTTATTCAGGAGAATACAAGAATTCCTGTGTTAGGTCATGCTGATGGAATTTGTCATTTGTTTATAGATATTGAGGCAAATCTAGAGATGGCTTTATCAGTTGCTTTGGACAGCAAAATTCAATATCCTGCAGCATGTAATGCTATCGAAACTTTATTACTCCATAAAGATATTGCACCAACTTTTTTAGAAAAGGCCATCCCTTTATTTAAATCTAATGATGTTAAATTAATTGGAGATATGAGATCAGTTGAATTAGGGGTAAAGTATGAGGCTAGTCTAGAAGATTGGAAAACTGAATATTTGGATTTAATTTTGTCGATAAAAATTGTTGATGATCTCGAGGAGGCAATCACACATATTCAAAAATATAGTTCAAAACATACAGATGGAATAATTACTGAAAATTCACATACTGCCAATAAATTTATGAATGTAATTGATAGTGCAGGTGTTTTTCATAATTGCTCTACTAGGTTTGCAGATGGCTTTAGATATGGATTCGGAGCTGAAGTTGGTATATCTACTCAAACTCTTCCACCAAGGGGACCTGTAGGTCTAGAAGGTTTGGTAACTTATAAATATTTCCTAAAGGGTGATGGGAATATAGTTGATGATTTTTCATCAGGAAAGGCTATCTATACACATAAAGATCTTTAAAACTTTTAAAGATGGAAACTTTTTTAAAAATTGAGAATATTAAGCTTTGGGCTAGGGTTGGCGTACTTGATGAAGAAAGGGAATTAGGACAACTATTTATTTTAGATATATTTTTGTGGACTCATTTTGAAAAATGTACAATAGATGATGATATAAAAAAAACAGTTGACTATTCAAAATTAGTTCAAATTTTACAAAATCAATCAAAGAAAATATATTGTTATACAATCGAAAAATATTCGAACGCAATTTTAGAAATCATTGATCAGGAATTTAAAATTTCTAAAATTAAAATTATTTTGACAAAATGCAACCCTCCAATCACAGGTTTCGATGGAAAGGTGTCAATAGTAAGAATTCTTGAAAACAAATAAAGTATTGGAAAGAAGAAATCCTATCATATTGATTCATGGCCTTTGGAATACTTCAAGTATTTTTTCTTCTATTACCCCTAAACTTGATAATATTGGCATTGAATATTTTGCCCCAACTCTTGAACATTCATATGGAATGACTTCAATACTTGATTTGACTAATAAATTAAACGAATTAATTTTAGAGAAATACGGTTTAGAAAAAGAAATAGATATTTTGGGATTTTCTATGGGAGGAATAATTGGTAGGCACTGGCTTCAAAAATTTAATGGATATAAAAGAACAAGAAGATTAATATCTATAGGGTCTCCTCACAAAGGAACTTTGATGGCTCAATTAATACCTAAATACCCTTTTAAAGGTATATCAGAAATGAAAATAAATAGTAAGTTTTTGAGAGGACTCGCGAATAATGATTTTTTTCTTGAAGATATTGAGTGTATAAATTTTTTTACTTATTGGGATATAATGGTTTTCCCTGGCTGGTGGACAAATTTAAATTTTGGAAAAAAAATATCTGTAAAAGTATATAAGCATAGAAATCTTGTAAGAAATAAATCTGTGGTGGATAAAATAGTCGATGAAATTATTATGTAGCTCCAGATAAACCTAAGTGTCTTATCAATGAATCTGTTTGTGGCTCTCTTCCCCTGAATAGTTTGAATATGTCTAACGGAGGTAAGCTCCCACCCAAGCTTAGTATAGTATCTTTGAATTTTTTACCTATTAGCTTTAAATCTTCAGAGTTTTCTAGATCAGCTTCTTCGAACATTGAAAAAGCATCAGCACTTAGAACTTCAGCCCATTTATAAGAGTAGTATCCTGCAGAATATCCGCCTGCAAATATATGACTAAAACAACAAAGAAAGTGATCTTCTTGAATTGGTTCAATAACAGTAGTTTGTTTTGCAATTTCTCTTCTTATTTCATCTGCTGTTTTACCTTCGTTTTTATCAATACTACTGTGCAATCTGAGGTCTGTAATTGCAAAATGTAGTTGTCTAAGAGTAGCCATACCACAATTAAAAGTTCTATTCTTCAAGAGCTTCTCAAAATTCTCATCGGATAATTTTTCTCCTGTTTTGTAGTGCTTAGCAATATTCATAAGTGTATTTTTATGAAAACACCAGTTTTCCATAAATTGACTGGGAAGTTCGACTGCATCCCACTCAACGTTGTTAATGCCCGCTGCTTGAGGAAGATTTACAGTAGTGAGCATGTGTTGAAGACCATGACCAAATTCGTGGAAAAGAGTCTGAACTTCTTCAAAACTCATCAAACTAGGTTTGTCTTTTGATGGTGGGGTCTGATTACAAACGAGATAAGCTACAGGGAGAGTCTTTTTGCCAACATTATTTTTATTCAAACATTCATCCATCCAAGCCCCTCCTCTTTTTGATTCAGGCCTAGAATATGGATCTAGGTAAAATGATGCAATTTTTTTATTTTCATTATTAAGGATATTAAAAAATAAAACGTCATCATTCCAGAGAGGTGCCTCATCAGTCGCCTCAACTACTTTAATTTCAAAAAGCTTCTCACTTAATTTAAATAAACCTTTCAAAACATCATTTAGTGGGAACCAAGGTCTCAAAGACTCTTGATCTAAATTAAACTTTTCCTTTCTAAGAAGTTCAGACCAATAACTAATATCCCATGGTTCAATATTCTGCGATTTTGGAAATCCATTAGCTTTAGAAAACTTATCGAGCGTCTCTAATTCAATTTTTGCAGCTTTGAATGCTGGTTCTCTCAATTCTTCTAAAAGGTTTTCTACATTTTTAATTTCTTTCGCCATTTTCGTTGACAAACTTAGTTCTGCCCAACTTTTATAACCGAGAAGATTTGCTTGTTTAGTCCTGAGAGATAATATATCTTCAATGATTTGAGAATTATTTTTTTCTCCTTGAGACGCCCTACTAACGAACGCCTTGTAAAGCTTTTCTCTAAGATTACGCTCTGTGGAATATGTCATGAACGAAGTATAAGTTGGAATATCTAGACTTAATTTCCAAGGACCATTTTTAATATCAACTTCTTCATCTTTTTTTAAGTGATTGTGTGCAGAAATTGCCATCAATTCAAGTACTCGGTCAGGAAGACCATCGACTTCGGATTTTTTATTTAAAATTAAAAACCATTCGTTAGTTGCATCAAGAACATTGTTACTGAATTCAGTTGATAGTTTTCCAAGGGTTTCTGAAATTTTGTTGAATTCTTCTTGATCATTCTTTTGCAGTGAAATACCTCTATGTTGCATCTCAAGAATTTCTTTTTCTAAAATTCTGTTTTTAATTTGATCAAAGTTATTTGTTTCTTTAAGCTTGACTAAAGAATTGAAAATTATTTTGCTTTGCCCGAATTTATTACTCAAGCTAATAATCTCTGGAAGAAATTTTGAATAAATATCTCTTAAACTTTCAGAATTATTTACAGCATTTAGGTGACTTATTACTCCCCAACTCCATCTAAGAATTTCATTTACTTCATTTAAAGGATTTATTACCTTATCCCAATTTAAATCATTTTGAATCAAATAATTAGATAAATTTTTTTCTATGTTTTTAAATTCTTCAGCTATCTTTTCTAATACTGAGGGAAATTGTTTACTAATGCTTTCAGGAGTAAATTTTTTAAATTCTGGTAACTCTCCATATTTAAAAATTGAGGTATCCATTTATTAAGATAATTTAATTAACTAAAGTGGGTATTATTCCAATCAATTTAGCTAAGGTAAGCTGCTGACTGAGAGCATTGGTTGAAGATTCGTATAAATTAATAGCGATTTTGGGCCAAAAACCTATTACCAATGTAGGCAACAATAAACTGAAACCAATAGTCAATTCTCTACCATTCATCTCTTTAACTGTAGCTAGTGCTGGAATTCTAGGGCCAAAAAATACTCTTCTACACATTGATAGTAGATATATTGGTGTTAGAACTAATCCTATGGCTGCAATTAGAATCGTGATTGATCTAAAGATAGAGCTAAATCCCTCTTGACTAGTGATACCTAAAAATACAGTTATTTCACTTATAAAACCGCTCATCCCTGGTAGTGCTAGAGAGGCCAGTGAGCTTGCTAAGAAAAAAGCAAAAGTTATTGGCAAGACCTTTGCTAAACCGCCCATATTTGGTATGGAAAGAGTATTTGTTCTTTCATAGAATGAGCCCGTAACAAAGAACATAGCTGCAGCAATAAGTCCGTGACTGATCATTTGTAGCATTGCTCCGCTAATTCCTAGAGCATCTACTGCTCCAATACCTAATAGAACAAAACCCATATGACTCACTGAGCTACATGCGATTCTCCTTTTAACATTATCTTGTGCGAATGCATTTAAGGCTCCGTAAATTATATTAATGATTCCAAGAATAATTAACGCAGGTGCAATTTGAAGATGTACTTCAGGTAGTATTTGAACGTTAAATCTTAAGAGGGCATATCCTCCCATTTT encodes:
- a CDS encoding DUF2518 family protein: MSFFELLENTPKIFGFFGIFLFICTIAAFIFDFGFKFRIIGATIFSLLLSLSSWAFIQSYSEKVVIEGAKYVPIVYDNGFDLIIAKADDDFPEESIDPTLEQLSENLRKGSRSGANVTIKIRKLEKISDGVSKPVVIGQVQKNVKMN
- a CDS encoding translocation/assembly module TamB domain-containing protein, producing MLLPLGFLGTFLLNNFLKDTYSSRKLELEKSLENLLDKNVDLGDYVGIRYLGISLGNSKINDKNNLDSEITAKNVYVGIMPFRSFLKQKWIVKISPKEAAINIDRDFFKRDESYKDNRIAKKSKSKYELIFNLNKYSDLKFNNAGLKTKVKGNVIYKSRNRQIIANVKSNFDEKGFLKFKFNTKLNQDFLKLDLFSKGLDLDNSEYIIGNRKISFKKGTFKSNFKFNKSSKHTFCEGRFSFTNLKIKPEDLAENINSDSTRFFCKDNNFIGNTEKLNYGTLTSNFNLNMPFNRSSNNIDLKGSIGYINSLNPDIQLSGNMPFWFDRRGINFGDIDTSFKINRTQLSNLNIFRKNDIRGFITAKGELKGKITDPDISINFNLDYPHFKGIRIREIWEGDIKNENNEFLLNMKNRYSPIPSFLSINFNSDLKINNANFIRVFNSNKGTIGILKQDDGYNWRADNFPLDELELSIDKNQFDRIYGIINGKGSISSDQSYLDGRIAWSLGKYRNINLANSLFDFRVKDNSFYINSSLYPIDGGIIEVEYDSSKNNFINSEFKDISTSWTILTAVDIFNFDNKKVIPISKSNILDDLEINKENKSLKERIDFINNFIENSNLLEDKFNLQKYLNKFRSRYNGKITIQGDRPVNYKLNAKLKGYLDVSRDVYKNNKEEFSIDLEGGLLTGKGSLRIKKFPLSAANIFLNKPRDFLGGLDMNLFYDLDTKSFSSDILSNGSSIKNNIIIFDKGLIKFNNSIFDIDFSLLINDSEIPINIEGSIPINKSDNLDLRLIGNGKFIELIDIFADEYFTFKEGDLNLRVILKGTLNKPLLNGFIVVKDSEINFSNNIIRDFNSTIIFDFDSLEINNLQAKTQDSGEIFVKGTLPFYSQNDSEKSEINLITNRFSLKKDNFNFLIDSDIDLSGSFESPVLGGYLSFNNGFINFNSTNQNNKKENNLIRKEDKKDWPELYWNNKKNIEIISNETILNSVLLGETLPNYLGNLSFNNLKLKLGPEFKLQYSEIVQAYLDTKLDLTINGEIGNDLNARGLIYLKKGRANLYTTPFKLNKNKDNYILFASRSGVVPFINFSLVSKVPDSIIPISENNQDLNVSGDVAVDASSSGYGAFGIGNTRLIKIEASYEGFLDQLSFADENRRIQLRSTPSYNRSQIIGLIGGNSANLINRAFISQINNADAFSERFQFSLYPALIENNDSLNNIFSNENLDIENDDQSSSNEEFSSQAWVAEIGLDITDAINFAFQTVPGRDDISPLGILTFQANPNLELLGSYDSNGDWKSQVQLFFRY
- a CDS encoding glutamate-5-semialdehyde dehydrogenase, with product MANIFEVPQPGNDLLEKANKVRLASIEISQTENQNRIKALNFMADYLEKNSYEILDANNADYSSAQKKGISRALLSRLKLSKLKLNSGIEGVRKVGDLADPVNQVQIKRELSKGLFLERKTVPIGVLGVIFESRPDAVMQISSLAIRSGNGVMLKGGSEANLTNTAIVKALQEGLNASGLDKNAICLLTSRKDSMAMLNLEKYINLIIPRGSNELVKFIQENTRIPVLGHADGICHLFIDIEANLEMALSVALDSKIQYPAACNAIETLLLHKDIAPTFLEKAIPLFKSNDVKLIGDMRSVELGVKYEASLEDWKTEYLDLILSIKIVDDLEEAITHIQKYSSKHTDGIITENSHTANKFMNVIDSAGVFHNCSTRFADGFRYGFGAEVGISTQTLPPRGPVGLEGLVTYKYFLKGDGNIVDDFSSGKAIYTHKDL
- the folB gene encoding dihydroneopterin aldolase, which codes for METFLKIENIKLWARVGVLDEERELGQLFILDIFLWTHFEKCTIDDDIKKTVDYSKLVQILQNQSKKIYCYTIEKYSNAILEIIDQEFKISKIKIILTKCNPPITGFDGKVSIVRILENK
- a CDS encoding esterase/lipase family protein, with protein sequence MERRNPIILIHGLWNTSSIFSSITPKLDNIGIEYFAPTLEHSYGMTSILDLTNKLNELILEKYGLEKEIDILGFSMGGIIGRHWLQKFNGYKRTRRLISIGSPHKGTLMAQLIPKYPFKGISEMKINSKFLRGLANNDFFLEDIECINFFTYWDIMVFPGWWTNLNFGKKISVKVYKHRNLVRNKSVVDKIVDEIIM
- a CDS encoding M3 family metallopeptidase codes for the protein MDTSIFKYGELPEFKKFTPESISKQFPSVLEKIAEEFKNIEKNLSNYLIQNDLNWDKVINPLNEVNEILRWSWGVISHLNAVNNSESLRDIYSKFLPEIISLSNKFGQSKIIFNSLVKLKETNNFDQIKNRILEKEILEMQHRGISLQKNDQEEFNKISETLGKLSTEFSNNVLDATNEWFLILNKKSEVDGLPDRVLELMAISAHNHLKKDEEVDIKNGPWKLSLDIPTYTSFMTYSTERNLREKLYKAFVSRASQGEKNNSQIIEDILSLRTKQANLLGYKSWAELSLSTKMAKEIKNVENLLEELREPAFKAAKIELETLDKFSKANGFPKSQNIEPWDISYWSELLRKEKFNLDQESLRPWFPLNDVLKGLFKLSEKLFEIKVVEATDEAPLWNDDVLFFNILNNENKKIASFYLDPYSRPESKRGGAWMDECLNKNNVGKKTLPVAYLVCNQTPPSKDKPSLMSFEEVQTLFHEFGHGLQHMLTTVNLPQAAGINNVEWDAVELPSQFMENWCFHKNTLMNIAKHYKTGEKLSDENFEKLLKNRTFNCGMATLRQLHFAITDLRLHSSIDKNEGKTADEIRREIAKQTTVIEPIQEDHFLCCFSHIFAGGYSAGYYSYKWAEVLSADAFSMFEEADLENSEDLKLIGKKFKDTILSLGGSLPPLDIFKLFRGREPQTDSLIRHLGLSGAT